The following nucleotide sequence is from Cytobacillus sp. IB215665.
TTTACGAGAATGCACCACTATATTATCAAATAAATAATAACAAACTGATCGTTGCACATGCGGGTATCCGTGCTGATTATATTGGAAGGAACGACAAGCAAGTCAAGACTTTTGTACTGTATGGAGATATAACGGGAAAGTTTAATGACGATGGGACACCAATTAGAAGAGATTGGGCTCAAAACTACAAGGGAGATAGCTGGATTGTATATGGTCATACACCTGTCAAACAACCTAGAATCATTAATAAAACGATAAATATAGATACAGGTGCTGTATTTGGAGGGAGCTTAACAGCCTTTCGCTACCCTGAGATTGAAACTGTCGCTGTACAGTCAACTATGCCATATATTGCTGAGAAATTTAGAACGTTTGATGAGGATGAGCAAAAAAATAGTAACTGAATAATACTGTTATATAAGTTACATTTAGTTATACCTCAAAATAGTTCTTCAATCAGGTGAAGATTTAACTTCACCTGATTGCCCATTAAGGTAATGTACTCTCCTATTTATCAAATTCAGTAGTAAGCGAATGCATATCATCAGGTATATTTTTTTGAAAGACTAACTCCTCATGTGTAACCGGATGACAAAATGTTAACTTGTGACAATGCAGAGCTTGTCGTTTAATATGTTTTTCTGTCCCACCATATAGAGTATCCCCCTCTAATGGATGACCTATATGCGACATATGAACCCGAATTTGATGCGTCCGTCCTGTTTCTAAACGTAATTGTACCAATGAATAAGTAGGATATCTTCTTATTACTTGAAAATGAGTAGTTGCCTTCTGCCCATCATCTCTTACTTC
It contains:
- the prpE gene encoding bis(5'-nucleosyl)-tetraphosphatase PrpE; the protein is MDIDVIGDIHGCYNEFKLLTEELGYIWSTGVPLHPNNRCIAFVGDITDRGPHSIRMINIVYSLVKNHHSFYVPGNHCNKLYRFFLGNKVQVTHGLETTVAEYNQLNVYEQQEIKSKFIDLYENAPLYYQINNNKLIVAHAGIRADYIGRNDKQVKTFVLYGDITGKFNDDGTPIRRDWAQNYKGDSWIVYGHTPVKQPRIINKTINIDTGAVFGGSLTAFRYPEIETVAVQSTMPYIAEKFRTFDEDEQKNSN